In bacterium, the genomic stretch AGGTCAGCGGCCAGGGTTCGTAGCGCCCGTCGCCGACGGCGCCCCGCCCCTCGTCGCGCGGCGTCCAGCGCCGGCCCGCCGCCGCGTGCAGGCGCAGTTCGGGGACCTGGGCGTCCCGCCAGAAGCGCTGCGTCCAGGCCAAGCCCGCGTAGGGCGCGGCCGCGCCGTCGCCCAGGCCGCTCGCGCGCGAGCCCAGCGGCAGGGTGGTGCGCAGGTCGAGCGCGAAACCGGCGTCGCGCCAGGGGCGCGGCAGGCCGAGGACCAGGCCGGCCTCGCCGTCGGCGAGCCCGGACGCGGCGGCGGGCAGATCGCCGGCGCCGCCGGACCAGGAGCGCCACGGCGCCGAGGCCCACGCGCGCAGCCACGGCCGCCAGCCGTACTCGACGTCGGCGCGCCAACCGACGTGGTCGACGTAGTAGCGCGCCTCGGCGGGCCCCGCCTGCACCGACCAACGCTCGTGCCCCAGGCCGATCAGCAGCACGCCGTCGGGGGGCAGCACCCCCTCGACGAGCCGGCCGAGCCGCACCGAGCGCTCCTGGTTGCGGCGCAGCTGCTCGGCGGCGCCGTCGCCGGGGCCGAGCAGCGCGGCCGCGGCCAGTCCGGCCGCGAGCAGGCGGGCGATCGTGGCGGGCTTCACCAACGTGGGCTTCAAGAGGGCGAGCCCCCTTCATCCGGCTCCGGCACCGGGTCCGGTGCCGTGTCCGGCGTCGCCCCGGCGTCCGCCGCCGGCGCGGCCTCCTGCCGCTCCTTCTTCAGCTCGTCCATGTAGTTGAGCTTCAGGTCCATCACGGCGCGCGACAGCAGGCCGGCCACCTCGGGGTGGGCGTTGCCCTTCGTCTTGGCCTTCAGCATGTCCAGCAGGTCGATCGACAGCCGCGCGCCTTCGAGATCGCGCCGAGGCTGCCCGGTCTGGGGATCGGCGAGCTTGCCGAGCTGCACCAGGGTACCGGTCTGCAGGTTGAGCACGAGCATCATCAGCGACTGGTCGTGCTTGTCGAACTCCGGGGTCGTCGTCTCGCTCACGTTCCTCCTCCTTCGCCCGATCCGTACGGTCGTCAGCCGGCGGCGTCGTCCGCCTC encodes the following:
- a CDS encoding DUF1844 domain-containing protein, whose amino-acid sequence is MSETTTPEFDKHDQSLMMLVLNLQTGTLVQLGKLADPQTGQPRRDLEGARLSIDLLDMLKAKTKGNAHPEVAGLLSRAVMDLKLNYMDELKKERQEAAPAADAGATPDTAPDPVPEPDEGGSPS